The Lycium barbarum isolate Lr01 chromosome 9, ASM1917538v2, whole genome shotgun sequence genome has a segment encoding these proteins:
- the LOC132609117 gene encoding uncharacterized protein LOC132609117, translating to MVRNRGSMGMVKVGPAGELGESGTCWDEKGRGEVAQIFVSYNHNTICTLQFLFFDENGKSMLSKRHGVDGGVNFNSALFDYPSEFLTSISGSIRSLRNGDSILSLITFGTSKGSYGPFGTILADAIDFNFQIGNYPSFGGFHGSTNNSHGIESIGVYMKPITISVLNSKDSPFKFRKEEKDSSIFYEFLNDIGIVPMLSKLTHVFKVITGGVAEAAPAEEKKEEKEESDDDTGFSVIPPVLKGSYYHQAMAVAFHNLNSASGLKKLDEYLLTRSYISGYQASKGDITVYSSLAKAPSAEYVNASRWYKHIDALLRISGVSGEGAGVAVEGSAPITEEAVATAPAADAKTSAADEEEDDDDVDLFGEETEEEKKAAEKRAAAVKASGKKKESGKSSVLFDVKPWDDETDMKKLEEAVRSVHLEGLTYGASKLVPVGYGIKKLQIMLTIVDDLVSVDDLIENYLTVEPINKYVQSCDIVAFNKI from the exons ATGGTAAGAAACAGGGGAAGTATGGGTATGGTCAAAGTTGGTCCAGCGGGAGAACTGGGAGAATCAGGAACCTGTTGGGATGAAAAGGGACGAGGAGAAGTAGCACAGATTTTTGTTTCCTACAATCATAACACTATTTGTACACTGCAGTTCCTTTTCTTTGATGAGAATGGCAAATCCATGTTGTCAAAGAGGCATGGTGTTGATGGTGGTGTAAACTTCAATTCAGCTCTTTTTGATTATCCATCAGAGTTTCTTACTTCCATCAGTGGTTCAATCCGATCATTGAGGAATGGAGATAGTATCTTGAGCTTAATAACATTTGGAACCAGCAAGGGTTCCTATGGACCATTCGGGACAATTTTAGCTGATGCCATAGACTTCAACTTTCAGATAGGAAATTATCCTTCTTTTGGTGGTTTTCATGGCAGTACAAATAATAGTCATGGCATTGAGAGTATCGGGGTCTATATGAAGCCCATCACAATCTCCGTACTCAATTCTAAAGATTCTCCATTTAAGTTtagaaaggaagaaaaagatTCATCCATCTTCTACGAATTTCTAAATGATATTGGTATTGTACcaatgctatcaaaattgacTCATGTTTTTAAG GTGATCACTGGTGGAGTAGCAGAAGCAGCCCCAGCTGAGGAGAAgaaggaagagaaagaagagagtgATGATGATACGGGATTCTCAG TGATCCCCCCAGTCTTGAAAGGCTCTTATTATCATCAAGCAATGGCTGTTGCATTCCACAATCTTAACTCTGCCTCTGGCCTCAAGAAGCTTGATGAGTACCTCTTGACTCGCAGTTACATctctgggtaccaagcctcaaaGGGTGATATCACTGTGTATTCATCTCTAGCTAAAGCCCCATCTGCTGAATATGTTAATGCATCTAGGTGGTACAAGCACATCGATGCACTTTTGAGAATCTCTGGTGTATCTGGGGAAGGCGCTGGTGTTGCTGTAGAGGGGTCTGCACCAATCACTGAAGAGGCAGTGGCAACTGCCCCTGCTGCTGACGCTAAGACCTCAGCTGCTGacgaagaagaagatgatgatgatgtcgACCTGTTTGGtgaggaaactgaagaggaaaaGAAGGCTGCTGAAAAACGTGCTGCAGCAGTGAAGGCTTCAGGAAAGAAGAAAGAATCTGGCAAGTCCTCAGTTCTCTTCGATGTCAAGCCATGGGATGATGAGACTGACATGAAAAAGCTTGAAGAAGCTGTTCGAAGTGTTCACTTGGAAGGATTGACTTATGGAGCATCTAAACTTGTTCCCGTTGGTTATGGTATTAAGAAGTTGCAAATTATGCTTACCATTGTGGATGACTTGGTCTCTGTGGATGATCTCATTGAGAATTATCTCACTGTTGAACCTATCAATAAGTATGTTCAGAGCTGTGATATTGTTGCtttcaacaaaatatga